From a region of the Sminthopsis crassicaudata isolate SCR6 chromosome 6, ASM4859323v1, whole genome shotgun sequence genome:
- the LOC141547556 gene encoding olfactory receptor 5B12-like: MSQMTSIKNRTEMSEFILTGIIDTPELQVPLFIMFTIIYLTTLVGNLGIVALISWDSHLHTPMYFFLNNLALVDFGYSSAVTPKVMAGFLIGGKVISYNGCAAQMFFFSSFCTTEIYLLTVMAYDRHTAICKPLHYSTTMTSSVCTCLTIIAYIGGILNSATITGQTFSLSFCSSNVVHHFFCDIPVLLALSCSDVYINEVVIFILGGFTISFGLFFIFISYLFIFMAILKIQSNEGRQKAFSTCASHLSVVSIFYGTIIFMYLQPSSSHSMDTDKVTSVFYTMIIPMLNPLVYTIRNKDIHVAFRKALGEIKISLGLAFCLREDKI, from the coding sequence ATGTCCCAAATGACATCCATAAAGAACAGAACAGAGATGAGTGAGTTCATTCTCACAGGAATAATAGATACTCCAGAACTTCAAGTTCCTCTCTTCATAATGTTCACCATCATCTATCTCACTACCCTTGTGGGGAACTTAGGGATAGTAGCCCTTATCTCCTGGGACTCCCACTTGCACACTCCAATGTACTTTTTTCTCAATAATCTCGCTCTGGTAGATTTTGGCTATTCCTCAGCTGTCACACCCAAGGTTATGGCTGGTTTTCTCATAGGGGGCAAGGTCATCTCCTACAATGGATGTGCTGCACAAATGTTCTTCTTTTCAAGCTTTTGCACTACTGAAATTTATCTCCTGACTGTTATGGCCTATGACAGACACACAGCAATATGTAAGCCCCTCCATTATTCTACCACCATGACATCAAGTGTGTGCACTTGTCTGACCATTATTGCATATATTGGTGGAATTTTGAACTCTGCTACTATTACAGGACAGACCTTTAGCCTCTCCTTCTGTAGTTCCAATGTGGTCCATCACTTTTTCTGTGACATTCCTGTTCTCCTGGCTCTCTCCTGCTCTGATGTATACATCAATGAAGTGGTAATCTTTATCTTAGGAGGATTCACAATCTCTTTTggactcttttttatttttatttcttacctATTCATCTTTATGGCCATCCTGAAGATCCAATCTAATGAGGGTCGCCAGAAAGCCTTCTCTACTTGTGCTTCTCACCTTTCTGTGGTGTCCATATTTTATGGGACAATAATCTTTATGTACTTACAACCCAGTTCTAGCCATTCTATGGACACAGACAAAGTGACTTCTGTATTCTATACCATGATCATTCCCATGTTGAATCCTCTAGTCTATACCATAAGGAACAAAGACATCCATGTTGCTTTCAGAAAAGCTTTGGGGGAGATAAAGATTTCATTAGGCTTAGCATTTTGCTTAAGAGAAGACAAAATCTAA
- the LOC141547557 gene encoding olfactory receptor 5B12-like, with protein sequence MTSMENKSKVNEFILTGLTDAPELQVPLFIMFTFIYLITLVGNLGIVALISWDPRLHTPMYFFLSNLSLVDFGYSSAITPKVMAGLLTGDKVISYYGCAAQIFFFVTFATVESFLLASMAYDRHAAVCKPLHYTTTMTSTVCALLASGAYICGFLNSSIVTGDTFSLSFCRSNVVHHFFCDVPPLLVITCSDIHSIEMVIFILGIFTVFFPFLVILTSYLFIFIAILSIHSAEGRQKAFSTCASHLTAVSIFYGTIIFMYFQPSSSHSMDSDKMASIFYTMVIPMLNPLVYSLRNKEVKSAFHKVVGKAILGLGVIKTPVQILSQNIIPW encoded by the exons ATGACATCTATGGAGAACAAGTCTAAAGTGAATGAGTTCATCCTTACAGGATTAACAGATGCCCCAGAGCTTCAAGTTCCCCTCTTCATTATGTTCACCTTCATCTACCTCATCACCCTGGTAGGGAACCTGGGGATAGTAGCTCTGATCTCCTGGGATCCTCGCCTCCACACCCCCATGTACTTCTTCCTCAGTAACCTCTCTCTGGTGGATTTTGGCTACTCCTCTGCTATTACTCCCAAGGTGATGGCTGGGCTCCTCACAGGGGACAAGGTCATCTCCTATTATGGATGTGCAGcacaaattttcttctttgtgacCTTTGCCACAGTTGAAAGTTTCCTCTTGGCTTCCATGGCCTATGATCGCCACGCAGCTGTGTGTAAGCCCCTACATTACACCACTACCATGACTTCAACAGTATGTGCACTTCTGGCCAGTGGTGCTTATATCTGTggctttttaaattcttccataGTTACGGGAGACACATTCAGCCTTTCCTTCTGTAGATCCAATGTGGTCCATCATTTTTTCTGTGATGTTCCCCCTCTCCTAGTTATAACCTGTTCTGATATTCATAGTATAGAGATGGTAATATTTATTTTAGGAATATTCactgtattttttccatttctggttATCTTGACTTCCTACCTGTTCATCTTCATTGCCATTCTGAGCATCCATTCTGCTGAAGGCCGCCAAAAAGCCTTCTCCACTTGTGCTTCCCATCTCACAGCAGTAAGCATATTTTATGGGACAATCATCTTCATGTACTTCCAACCCAGCTCAAGCCATTCCATGGACTCAGACAAAATGGCATCTATTTTCTACACCATGGTCATCCCCATGTTGAACCCTCTGGTCTATAGTTTGAGGAACAAAGAAGTCAAGAGTGCTTTTCACAAAGTTGTGGG CAAAGCAATTTTAGGCCTTGGAGTCATAAAGACCCCAGTTCAgattctttctcagaatattATCCCTTG gTGA
- the LOC141547558 gene encoding olfactory receptor 5B2-like has translation MTSMENRSEVNEFILTGLTDVPELQIPLFIMFTLIYLITLVGNLGIIVLISWDSRLHTPMYFFLSNLSLVDFGYSSAVTPKVIAGFLTGHKVISYNGCAAQLFFFGAFASTESFLLASMAYDRHAAVCKPLKYTTTMTSAVCVFLTSGAHICGFLNSSIILGNIFSLSFCRSNVVHHFFCDVPPLLVITCSDIQNIEMVIFISGIFTAFFPLMIILSSYMFIFITILRIQSAEGRQKAFSTCASHLTAVSIFYGTIMFMYFQPSSSHSMDSDKVASVFYTMIIPTLNPLIYSLRNKDVKSAFKKAVSRSSFFLEKSNL, from the coding sequence ATGACATCTATGGAAAACAGATCTGAAGTGAATGAGTTTATCCTTACAGGATTAACAGATGTCCCAGAGCTTCAAATTCCTCTCTTCATCATGTTTACTCTCATCTACCTCATCACCTTGGTGGGGAACCTGGGGATAATAGTTCTGATCTCCTGGGATTCTCGCCTCCACACTCCCATGTACTTCTTCCTCAGTAACCTCTCCCTGGTGGATTTTGGCTATTCCTCAGCTGTTACTCCTAAAGTTATAGCTGGGTTCCTTACAGGCCACAAGGTCATCTCCTATAATGGATGTGCAGCACAATTATTCTTCTTTGGAGCCTTTGCTTCTACTGAAAGCTTTCTTTTAGCCTCCATGGCTTATGATCGTCATGCAGCTGTATGTAAGCCCCTAAAATATACCACTACCATGACTTCAGCAGTATGTGTTTTTCTGACGAGTGGTGCTCAcatttgtggctttctgaattccTCCATAATCCTAGGAAACATCTTTAGTCTTTCCTTCTGTAGATCTAATGTGGTCCATCATTTTTTCTGCGATGTTCCCCCTCTTCTAGTTATAACCTGCTCTGATATTCAGAACATTGAGATGGTAATATTTATTTCTGGAATATTCACagcattttttcctcttatgaTTATATTGTCTTCCTATATGTTCATCTTCATCACCATCCTGAGGATCCAATCTGCTGAAGGTCGTCAGAAAGCCTTCTCCACCTGTGCTTCCCATCTTACAGCAGTATCGATATTTTATGGGACAATTATGTTCATGTACTTCCAACCCAGCTCAAGCCATTCAATGGATTCAGATAAAGTGGCATCTGTATTCTATACTATGATCATCCCCACACTGAATCCTCTGATCTATAGTCTCAGGAACAAAGATGTCAAGAGTGCTTTCAAGAAAGCTGTGAGCAGATCatcatttttcttagaaaaatccAATCTGTAA